A single genomic interval of Tenuifilum sp. 4138str harbors:
- a CDS encoding SiaB family protein kinase, whose translation MDSVIYFIKSTLANEIAASGFPLIYKGEMNHQIMRSFAFMANRKIAEMNVPTATRKRVFHIMIECLQNITKHSDDYDEKEKQIGNGLFVVGKERDSFYIVTGNLVRNDKVPILEQRLDRLNSASPTQLKEMFMQQMVEGELNEKGGAGLGLIDIARKSKRKLYYHFVPYENNRHFFILAVTIPISAEEDDF comes from the coding sequence ATGGATAGCGTCATTTATTTCATAAAATCGACCCTGGCAAATGAGATTGCAGCAAGTGGTTTTCCCCTTATATATAAGGGCGAAATGAACCACCAAATCATGCGTTCATTTGCCTTTATGGCAAATAGGAAGATTGCTGAAATGAATGTCCCCACCGCAACCCGCAAAAGGGTTTTCCACATCATGATTGAATGCTTGCAGAACATCACCAAACACTCCGACGACTACGATGAAAAAGAAAAACAGATTGGTAATGGTTTGTTTGTAGTGGGTAAGGAGCGCGATAGCTTTTACATTGTAACCGGCAACCTGGTTAGGAACGATAAGGTTCCCATCCTGGAGCAAAGGCTCGATAGGTTAAACAGCGCCAGTCCAACGCAACTTAAGGAGATGTTCATGCAGCAGATGGTTGAAGGTGAACTTAATGAGAAGGGTGGAGCCGGTTTAGGGTTAATTGATATTGCACGCAAATCGAAACGCAAGCTATATTACCATTTTGTTCCTTACGAGAATAATCGCCACTTTTTCATACTTGCTGTTACTATCCCTATCTCGGCCGAAGAGGACGATTTTTAA
- a CDS encoding SpoIIE family protein phosphatase, whose product MRHYLKLFLFFALAITSISLFAQEIGRYPLVNFHHRQYNGHSQSWAITQDNRGMIYVANNVGVIEYDGSEWKHISINNALARCLDTDPTGRVWVGGQDEVGYLAADSANSLKYYSLSKLLPERFAKPGLIRQIYHTGQAVYFSTFKALFRINSDLTVNYWEPKTQFHRSYYVDNYIFINQRDYGLTYLYNDSLVKVPGTEILGTQMVYTILPYNYQYLLVGTQTNGFYLLDKQALTTRTLPTDFKTLIPFKTSNANFFITNRIYSGIMLDEGLWAIGTYSGGVAIINHSGKIVRTISKETGLQDNTAWYLYADNSKNIWMALNNGISYSPFHSQLTSWTEQDGISGVIQSAVNFKGTIYYSSNTGVHVKTNSHFERVSGINDLAWGLFIYTDESGKEHLLSGTANGIYRIEGERAIPVTSIKVNAYSFIKSKIYPGILYVGLYDGVGVLQENRGVFTFLGYLYSSSSEVYKVTEDKNGDVWFTQRYKGIGFLDVINPYELIAEKYKSYSLPFQPKCDDIAVNYIDGLVLASTEGGLSSYDKETDSFVPETMLGTQYANGTIGLRILACDRNNDIWFETYRFQANRKLERVTKHADKAYRRSPAQFNLIPETIFFDVYTDSDNVSWISSTDGLFRFDANEHFPTDQIPRVFIRQVYSKKKGTVYGGFSFDSLATQPFVRAKSVQVQQPIVLPARVNDLIIFFSSPYFQPNHQLQYSYKLEGYDDDWSPWNTSRFKEYTNLKPGSYRFMVKSKTLQDIESPVEYFPFTIDHPFYLKWYAFILYLALAGLIIFVIVRINTRILRVSNIKLQQLVDERTKELKESERALTEKNLLLQHQKEEILSQRDELEERNRHINDSIQYAKTIQQAILPDLNTVFADDFEHFLIYLPKELVSGDFYWVAQVGPKGRPNDKLFIAVVDCTGHGVPGAFMSLIGSRLLSEIVVERKNHNPAAILTELNDEVNKALRQDVSESFDGMDVALCLIERKSDDAYVVTFAGANRPLYYCLKGDNNIQTLKGNRKSIGSVLPDVEQEFSNWRISMHAGDILVMATDGITDQNNAMRKKFTTCRLHTSIVSALGKPMPQMQSIILDDFLSFKADEPQRDDITVLGIRFK is encoded by the coding sequence GTGAGGCATTATTTAAAACTGTTTCTGTTTTTTGCATTAGCAATTACAAGCATTAGCCTTTTTGCGCAGGAAATTGGCCGCTATCCGCTTGTCAACTTCCATCATCGGCAGTATAATGGTCATTCGCAGAGCTGGGCAATTACCCAGGACAACAGGGGGATGATTTACGTGGCCAATAATGTTGGTGTAATTGAGTACGATGGCTCCGAGTGGAAGCATATTTCAATTAACAATGCCCTTGCCCGATGCCTTGACACCGACCCAACTGGCAGGGTTTGGGTTGGAGGTCAGGATGAGGTTGGATACCTTGCCGCCGATTCGGCTAACTCACTTAAGTACTATTCCCTTTCTAAGCTGTTGCCCGAGCGCTTTGCCAAGCCAGGTCTTATAAGGCAAATCTACCACACCGGTCAGGCAGTTTACTTTTCAACTTTTAAGGCTTTATTTAGAATTAACAGCGATTTAACCGTTAACTACTGGGAGCCCAAAACCCAGTTCCATCGCTCATACTATGTGGATAATTACATTTTTATTAACCAGCGCGATTACGGTTTAACCTACCTTTATAACGATTCACTGGTAAAAGTACCCGGAACCGAAATTCTTGGTACACAAATGGTTTACACCATCCTGCCATACAATTACCAGTACTTGCTGGTTGGGACGCAAACAAACGGATTTTACCTTCTTGATAAGCAGGCACTGACCACTCGCACCTTACCCACCGATTTTAAAACGCTCATCCCGTTTAAAACATCAAACGCTAATTTTTTTATCACCAACAGGATTTACTCTGGAATAATGCTAGATGAGGGACTTTGGGCTATTGGAACCTACTCCGGAGGTGTTGCCATTATCAATCACAGCGGGAAAATTGTTAGAACCATAAGCAAGGAAACCGGACTGCAGGACAATACCGCTTGGTATTTATATGCCGACAACTCCAAAAATATTTGGATGGCATTAAATAATGGTATATCGTACTCGCCTTTTCATTCGCAGCTAACAAGTTGGACTGAGCAGGACGGAATAAGCGGGGTTATACAGTCGGCTGTAAATTTCAAGGGAACCATTTACTACTCTTCCAATACGGGTGTCCACGTTAAAACAAATTCGCACTTTGAAAGGGTAAGCGGCATTAACGATTTAGCATGGGGGCTTTTCATCTACACCGATGAAAGCGGCAAGGAACACTTGCTCTCAGGAACCGCAAACGGAATTTATAGGATTGAAGGAGAAAGAGCTATCCCAGTAACAAGTATTAAAGTAAATGCATACTCCTTTATTAAATCCAAGATTTACCCGGGCATTCTCTATGTTGGCCTTTACGATGGAGTTGGGGTTTTGCAGGAGAACAGGGGAGTATTCACGTTTCTGGGATATTTGTATAGTTCATCATCTGAGGTTTACAAGGTTACCGAGGATAAAAACGGAGATGTTTGGTTTACTCAGCGCTATAAGGGCATAGGTTTCCTGGATGTAATAAATCCTTATGAGCTGATAGCCGAAAAGTATAAAAGTTATTCTTTACCATTTCAACCCAAATGCGATGATATTGCGGTTAACTATATCGATGGGCTTGTGCTGGCAAGCACCGAGGGTGGGCTTTCAAGTTACGATAAGGAAACCGACTCCTTTGTACCCGAAACCATGCTGGGCACTCAGTATGCCAACGGTACTATTGGGTTAAGAATACTGGCATGCGATAGGAATAACGACATCTGGTTTGAAACCTATAGATTTCAGGCAAACCGTAAACTGGAAAGGGTTACAAAGCATGCCGATAAAGCCTACAGGCGTTCCCCTGCCCAGTTTAACCTGATACCGGAGACCATCTTTTTTGATGTTTATACCGATTCCGATAATGTATCGTGGATTTCATCGACCGACGGACTGTTCCGTTTCGATGCCAATGAGCACTTTCCAACCGATCAAATACCTAGGGTATTTATCAGACAGGTATATTCAAAGAAAAAGGGCACAGTTTACGGAGGGTTTTCTTTTGACAGCCTTGCAACTCAACCTTTTGTGCGGGCAAAATCTGTTCAGGTTCAGCAACCTATTGTACTGCCTGCCAGGGTTAACGACCTAATTATCTTTTTCTCCTCGCCCTACTTCCAGCCAAACCACCAGCTTCAGTATTCCTACAAGCTTGAAGGTTACGATGATGACTGGAGCCCTTGGAATACAAGCAGATTCAAGGAGTACACTAACCTTAAACCCGGCAGTTACCGGTTCATGGTAAAATCAAAAACGCTCCAGGATATCGAAAGCCCGGTTGAGTATTTTCCATTCACAATTGACCATCCTTTCTACCTGAAGTGGTATGCTTTCATTCTATACCTTGCTTTGGCTGGGTTGATAATATTTGTAATTGTTAGGATTAACACCCGAATATTGAGGGTTTCAAACATCAAGCTGCAGCAGCTCGTCGATGAGCGAACCAAGGAATTAAAGGAGTCGGAGCGAGCGCTAACCGAAAAGAACTTACTGCTCCAGCACCAAAAGGAAGAAATCCTCTCGCAGCGCGATGAGCTTGAGGAGCGTAACCGACACATTAACGATAGTATTCAGTATGCTAAAACCATACAGCAGGCTATACTTCCAGACCTTAACACCGTTTTTGCCGACGATTTTGAGCACTTTCTTATTTACCTTCCAAAGGAATTGGTATCAGGCGACTTTTACTGGGTTGCTCAGGTTGGCCCCAAGGGCAGGCCAAACGATAAGCTTTTTATAGCCGTTGTGGATTGTACTGGTCATGGTGTGCCCGGAGCATTCATGTCGTTAATTGGAAGCCGGTTGCTTAGCGAGATTGTTGTTGAGCGCAAAAACCATAACCCTGCCGCCATCCTTACCGAGCTTAACGACGAGGTAAACAAGGCCCTACGGCAGGATGTTAGCGAGAGTTTTGATGGTATGGACGTGGCTTTGTGCCTAATTGAACGCAAATCCGACGATGCTTACGTGGTAACCTTTGCCGGGGCAAACCGCCCTCTATACTACTGCCTCAAGGGCGACAACAACATACAAACCCTGAAGGGTAACCGCAAATCGATTGGCAGCGTGCTACCCGACGTGGAGCAGGAATTCTCAAACTGGCGTATCTCCATGCATGCAGGCGACATACTGGTAATGGCCACCGATGGCATCACTGACCAGAATAACGCAATGCGAAAGAAGTTTACCACCTGTCGCTTACACACATCCATTGTTTCGGCACTGGGTAAACCAATGCCCCAAATGCAAAGCATCATTCTGGACGATTTCCTGAGCTTCAAGGCCGACGAACCCCAAAGGGACGATATTACCGTGCTGGGAATAAGGTTTAAGTAG
- a CDS encoding tyrosine-type recombinase/integrase — protein sequence MKTYTDALVVFLSYFDYKPVSELSNDDVVLFVNQYILKRKYSFSYQNQIVNALKLYFREIRKSKIEVEGLQRPRREHKLPNVLSMEEVKAILQASTNVKHRTMLSLIYACGLRRSELLNLRIGDVDSKRHMLIIRNAKGYKDRQVPISDKTIEMLREYYKMYRPNVWLFEGQYIGEKYSERSLEQLLKKALLKAKVTKPVTLHWLRHSYATHLLEAGTDLRYIQELLGHKSSKTTEIYTHVSQSSLQKIKSPFDDL from the coding sequence ATCAAAACCTATACAGATGCTTTGGTTGTTTTTCTCAGCTATTTTGACTATAAACCGGTTTCTGAATTATCCAACGACGATGTGGTATTATTTGTAAACCAATATATACTAAAGCGCAAGTATAGCTTTTCGTATCAAAACCAAATAGTTAATGCACTAAAACTTTACTTCCGGGAAATACGCAAAAGCAAAATAGAGGTTGAGGGATTGCAACGCCCCCGTCGGGAGCACAAGCTGCCAAATGTTTTAAGCATGGAAGAGGTTAAAGCCATACTCCAGGCCTCAACCAACGTAAAGCATCGCACCATGCTAAGCCTGATATACGCTTGCGGACTACGGCGTAGCGAGCTGCTGAACCTAAGAATTGGAGACGTTGACTCAAAACGCCATATGCTCATTATTCGAAACGCGAAGGGCTACAAGGACAGACAAGTGCCAATTTCAGACAAAACCATTGAGATGCTCAGAGAATACTATAAAATGTATAGACCAAATGTATGGTTGTTTGAAGGACAGTACATAGGTGAAAAATATAGCGAAAGAAGCTTAGAACAATTGCTAAAAAAGGCTTTACTAAAAGCTAAAGTCACGAAACCAGTAACACTACACTGGCTCAGGCATTCGTATGCCACCCATTTATTGGAGGCTGGTACTGATTTAAGGTATATTCAGGAATTACTGGGGCACAAGAGTTCAAAGACAACAGAAATTTACACTCATGTTAGTCAAAGCAGTTTGCAAAAAATCAAATCTCCTTTTGATGATTTGTAA
- a CDS encoding ester cyclase has translation MQSNKEIVLEFISATNQKDWDKVLTLVHNDFVRHSSSEPKEIKSNIGLVKFHQAELETFPDLKETVIFAIEEGELVAARINFSGTQLGQLINFPPTGKKLIADFNCFFRVTEGKIKETWVEYDNLNGLIQLGHYKIS, from the coding sequence ATGCAAAGTAACAAAGAAATAGTATTAGAGTTTATAAGTGCAACAAATCAAAAAGATTGGGATAAGGTTTTGACTTTAGTCCATAACGATTTTGTAAGACATAGCTCATCTGAACCAAAAGAAATAAAAAGTAACATCGGATTAGTTAAATTCCATCAAGCAGAACTAGAAACATTTCCCGACCTGAAAGAGACCGTAATTTTTGCAATTGAAGAAGGTGAATTAGTTGCTGCGAGAATAAACTTTTCAGGTACACAATTAGGACAACTCATAAATTTTCCACCGACAGGTAAAAAACTGATTGCGGATTTTAACTGCTTCTTTCGTGTAACGGAAGGAAAGATAAAAGAAACTTGGGTTGAGTATGATAATTTAAATGGACTTATTCAACTAGGTCATTACAAAATAAGTTGA
- a CDS encoding 3'-5' exonuclease: MLTDVKLDEILFLDIETVPQYPEYNQMPEEFKKLWDRKAKTLAKPDETPEAIYERAGIYAEFGKIICISVGIIVPSNGNYTFRVKSYYGDSEIDLLKGFAEMVNGFSAKKPNLNLCAHNGKEFDFPYIARRMLVNGIKIPDILNVAGKKPWEVKFLDTMELWKFGDFKHYTSLNLLSYIFGIPSPKDDIDGSEVAKCYYELNDLNRIVIYCEKDVLTVAQLFLRYNGFPIISPENVSRSEV; encoded by the coding sequence ATGCTCACCGATGTTAAGCTCGATGAAATTCTTTTCCTGGACATTGAAACGGTTCCTCAATACCCTGAGTATAACCAAATGCCCGAGGAATTTAAAAAGCTTTGGGATAGAAAGGCAAAAACGTTGGCTAAGCCTGATGAAACGCCTGAAGCAATATATGAGCGCGCTGGAATTTATGCCGAGTTTGGAAAGATTATTTGTATTTCCGTGGGCATAATTGTGCCCTCCAATGGCAATTACACTTTCAGAGTAAAATCATACTATGGTGACAGTGAGATTGATTTACTCAAGGGCTTTGCCGAAATGGTAAACGGGTTTAGTGCCAAAAAACCTAACCTAAACCTTTGCGCCCATAATGGCAAGGAATTCGACTTCCCATACATTGCCCGCCGAATGCTGGTTAACGGTATTAAAATACCCGATATCCTAAACGTAGCTGGCAAAAAGCCATGGGAGGTAAAATTTCTCGATACCATGGAGCTATGGAAGTTTGGCGATTTTAAGCATTACACTTCGCTGAACCTGCTATCGTATATCTTTGGTATTCCCTCACCTAAGGATGATATAGATGGGAGCGAAGTGGCTAAGTGCTACTATGAACTGAACGATTTGAACCGGATTGTGATTTACTGTGAAAAGGATGTGTTAACAGTAGCGCAGCTTTTCCTGAGGTATAACGGTTTTCCAATTATTTCGCCCGAAAACGTAAGCCGTTCCGAGGTTTAA
- the udk gene encoding uridine kinase: protein MLIIGIAGGTGSGKTTVVNKIIDLLPKGEVVVIPQDSYYRDNSHLPLEQRQEMNFDHPDSIEFELLVQHVKDLKAGKPIEQPIYSYLTCARAPETIKIEPRHVVIIEGILIFTCEELRKLMDIKVFVDADADDRLSRVIARDIVERGRSVNKVLERYEKTVKPMHLQFIEPTKRYADIIVPQGGNNSVAINILTSIIEKTLRSHNLL, encoded by the coding sequence ATGCTAATAATTGGTATTGCCGGTGGTACCGGCTCAGGTAAAACTACAGTTGTAAACAAGATTATTGATTTGCTTCCCAAGGGAGAGGTGGTTGTTATCCCTCAGGATTCCTACTACCGCGATAACTCACATTTACCCTTAGAGCAACGTCAGGAAATGAACTTTGACCATCCCGATTCCATTGAGTTTGAACTGCTGGTGCAACATGTTAAGGATCTGAAAGCCGGGAAACCCATTGAACAACCCATTTACTCATACCTAACATGCGCCAGAGCACCTGAAACCATTAAGATTGAACCCCGCCACGTGGTAATTATTGAAGGTATCCTGATTTTTACCTGTGAGGAACTCAGGAAGTTGATGGATATCAAGGTTTTTGTTGATGCCGATGCCGACGATAGGCTATCGCGTGTAATAGCCCGCGATATTGTGGAACGTGGCCGTTCAGTTAATAAGGTACTGGAGCGTTACGAAAAAACTGTTAAGCCCATGCACCTGCAGTTTATTGAGCCTACTAAACGTTATGCCGATATAATTGTACCTCAGGGTGGAAACAATTCGGTTGCCATAAATATTCTTACATCAATAATTGAAAAAACACTCCGTTCACATAATTTGCTGTAG
- the tsf gene encoding translation elongation factor Ts, producing MAEITAADVAKLRKLTGAGMMDCKNALVEANGDMERAIELIRERGKAIANKRADREAGEGAAISKVNQAGTRGAMIVLNCETDFVAKNADFLGVANKILDHALNTAPANLDALKESSLDGRKVADFVAEFSGITGEKVELSYYEQVEAPMVVSYIHMGNKLATLVGFSKAIDIQAAKDVAMQVAAMSPVAIDKDDVPEDIRQKEFEIGREQARLEGKPENMLDKIAEGKLQKFYKESTLLNQEFVKDSKLTIRQYLQSVDKDVKVTAFKRVSLNL from the coding sequence ATGGCTGAAATTACAGCTGCTGATGTAGCAAAACTTCGTAAACTTACCGGAGCAGGCATGATGGATTGCAAGAATGCTCTGGTTGAAGCTAACGGCGATATGGAACGCGCCATTGAACTTATCCGCGAACGCGGTAAGGCCATTGCCAATAAACGTGCCGACCGTGAAGCCGGTGAAGGCGCTGCCATTTCAAAGGTTAACCAGGCCGGTACCCGTGGTGCCATGATTGTGCTTAACTGCGAAACCGACTTTGTTGCTAAGAATGCCGATTTCCTTGGCGTAGCCAATAAAATACTTGACCATGCCCTGAATACAGCACCTGCCAACCTCGACGCGCTCAAGGAATCGAGCCTCGATGGCCGCAAGGTAGCCGATTTTGTTGCCGAGTTCTCCGGTATTACCGGCGAAAAGGTTGAACTATCGTACTACGAGCAGGTTGAAGCACCCATGGTGGTTTCATACATCCACATGGGCAACAAGCTGGCTACTCTGGTAGGCTTCAGCAAAGCAATCGATATCCAGGCCGCTAAGGATGTTGCCATGCAGGTTGCCGCCATGAGCCCTGTGGCTATCGACAAGGACGATGTTCCCGAAGATATTCGCCAGAAGGAGTTTGAAATTGGCCGCGAGCAGGCACGCCTTGAGGGCAAACCCGAGAACATGCTCGATAAGATTGCCGAAGGCAAGCTACAGAAATTCTACAAGGAGAGCACCCTGCTCAACCAGGAATTTGTTAAGGATAGCAAGTTAACCATACGCCAGTACCTGCAAAGCGTTGATAAGGACGTTAAGGTAACCGCATTCAAACGCGTATCGCTCAACCTATAA
- a CDS encoding type I phosphomannose isomerase catalytic subunit: MSNSLYPLKFKPILKERIWGGTKLHHSMGKQFPNPEEKYGESWEVSGVEGDVSVVQNGFLAGNTLNELIEVYMGDFVGESLYERFGEEFPLLIKLIDASETLSIQVHPDDDTARERHHAYGKTEMWYIIDADRDALIYTGFEKDITREEYIQAVKEGNLERYLHKENAIAGDVFFIPAGRVHAIGKGVLLAEIQQTSDITYRIFDWNRVDSSGKSRELHTELAVDVIDFSRVQNPKTHPVDEVNKTSELSACKYFTVNRITFTSAMQRDYNMLDSFVIYLCVEGECSVVYASGSSERLTKGETLLLPADLKDIILRPQGKCSLLEVYINQA; encoded by the coding sequence ATGAGCAATTCATTATACCCTTTAAAGTTTAAACCTATCCTTAAGGAGCGCATTTGGGGAGGTACCAAGTTGCACCATTCCATGGGTAAGCAATTCCCAAACCCCGAAGAAAAATATGGTGAGAGTTGGGAAGTATCGGGAGTTGAAGGCGATGTGTCGGTTGTGCAGAACGGTTTTCTGGCTGGTAATACCTTGAATGAGCTGATTGAGGTTTACATGGGCGACTTTGTGGGCGAAAGCCTTTACGAGAGGTTTGGCGAGGAGTTTCCCTTGCTCATTAAGCTCATCGATGCTTCCGAAACTCTTTCAATACAGGTACACCCCGATGATGATACCGCTCGGGAACGTCATCATGCCTACGGCAAAACTGAAATGTGGTATATTATTGATGCCGATAGGGATGCGCTCATATACACTGGATTTGAAAAGGATATTACCCGGGAAGAGTACATTCAGGCAGTAAAGGAGGGTAACCTGGAGCGTTACCTGCACAAGGAGAATGCTATAGCCGGCGATGTTTTCTTTATCCCGGCGGGCAGGGTGCATGCCATTGGGAAAGGGGTACTGCTGGCCGAGATTCAGCAAACCTCCGATATTACCTACAGAATTTTCGATTGGAATAGGGTTGATAGTTCAGGTAAATCCCGTGAACTCCACACCGAACTGGCTGTGGATGTAATTGATTTCTCAAGGGTTCAGAACCCCAAAACTCATCCGGTGGATGAGGTGAATAAAACAAGTGAACTATCCGCTTGTAAGTACTTTACCGTTAACAGGATTACCTTTACTAGCGCAATGCAACGCGACTATAACATGCTCGATTCCTTTGTTATTTACCTTTGTGTTGAGGGTGAATGTAGTGTTGTTTACGCATCGGGCTCCAGCGAGCGGCTAACAAAAGGCGAAACGCTCCTTTTGCCTGCCGATCTGAAGGATATCATTTTACGACCGCAGGGGAAATGCTCCTTGCTCGAGGTGTATATAAATCAGGCATGA
- a CDS encoding alpha/beta fold hydrolase: MELFYRQLGQGKPLVILHGLYGLSDNWISIAKNLESSYSLIIPDQRNHGQSPHSPDHTYQHMVNDLLELTNRLKLDSFYLLGHSMGGRVAMLFQSQYPFKVEKLVVVDVAPWSYSPEDEWFRSAYAEHMRIIEALKALRPDEITSRIDAGRVLQQNNLNERLRNFLLKNLKRRFLGFEWQINLNALENNLEHLLLGVEVEKTSALGANVLFIRGENSNYIPAYQVGRLKEIYLNCQVVSIPEAGHWVHAEKPEMFISALKSFLG; encoded by the coding sequence ATGGAACTCTTTTACAGGCAACTTGGACAGGGTAAGCCATTAGTAATTCTACATGGCCTTTACGGCTTGTCCGATAACTGGATTTCCATAGCCAAAAACCTTGAAAGTAGTTACTCTCTCATAATCCCCGATCAGCGAAACCACGGGCAAAGCCCTCATTCACCTGATCATACCTACCAGCATATGGTAAATGATTTGCTTGAGCTAACCAATAGGTTGAAACTGGATAGTTTCTACCTGTTGGGGCACTCAATGGGTGGTCGTGTGGCAATGCTTTTCCAATCGCAGTATCCATTCAAAGTGGAAAAACTGGTTGTGGTTGATGTTGCCCCGTGGAGCTATAGCCCCGAGGATGAGTGGTTCCGATCAGCTTATGCTGAGCACATGCGAATTATAGAGGCCCTAAAGGCTTTGAGGCCTGACGAAATAACCTCACGTATTGATGCTGGTAGGGTATTGCAGCAAAACAATCTCAACGAGAGGTTGAGAAACTTTCTGCTAAAAAACCTTAAAAGGAGGTTCCTTGGATTTGAGTGGCAAATAAACCTCAATGCACTTGAAAATAACCTTGAACACCTTTTACTGGGTGTTGAGGTTGAAAAAACATCGGCATTGGGGGCCAATGTGCTGTTCATCCGTGGCGAGAATTCAAACTATATACCTGCCTATCAGGTAGGTAGGCTAAAGGAGATTTACCTTAATTGCCAAGTTGTAAGCATTCCCGAAGCTGGTCATTGGGTGCATGCCGAAAAGCCAGAAATGTTTATCTCGGCATTAAAGAGTTTTTTGGGTTAA
- the arr gene encoding NAD(+)--rifampin ADP-ribosyltransferase codes for MEQKDNATIKISSNSATPFAQTYFHGTKADLKVGDLIQVGYNSNYGQQKNAKYIFLTATLDAAIWRAELAFGDGRERIYLVEPTGEMENDPDLTDKKFPGNPTQSFRSTKPFRVVGEVTIWQGHPAEQVKTMKEHLEKLKEQGVNSLNDV; via the coding sequence ATGGAACAGAAAGACAATGCAACAATTAAAATAAGCAGTAATAGTGCAACACCATTCGCACAAACTTACTTTCACGGGACAAAAGCGGACTTGAAAGTTGGTGACTTAATTCAGGTAGGTTACAATTCAAACTACGGACAACAAAAAAATGCTAAATACATCTTTTTGACAGCAACTTTGGACGCTGCAATTTGGAGGGCTGAACTTGCTTTTGGTGACGGACGAGAGAGAATTTATTTAGTAGAGCCAACAGGAGAGATGGAAAATGACCCCGACCTGACCGACAAGAAATTTCCCGGAAACCCAACACAATCTTTTCGTTCAACTAAACCATTCAGAGTAGTTGGAGAAGTAACAATTTGGCAAGGACATCCAGCCGAACAAGTAAAGACTATGAAAGAACATCTTGAAAAACTTAAAGAACAAGGTGTAAATTCATTGAATGACGTATAG